The proteins below are encoded in one region of Streptomyces cyanogenus:
- a CDS encoding lytic transglycosylase domain-containing protein, whose translation MSVSFIRRIASPKKALTTAAVAAATAGLALTAAPAHAATSSASSAQAIAHRMIPDAAQFNAFSKIVEHESGWNPSATNSSSGAYGLVQALPASKMASAGSDWKTNPATQIKWGLDYMNSRYGSPVKAWNFWQANGWY comes from the coding sequence GTGTCCGTCTCCTTCATTCGCCGCATCGCTTCCCCGAAGAAGGCCCTCACCACCGCCGCCGTGGCCGCCGCCACCGCCGGCCTGGCTCTGACCGCGGCGCCCGCCCACGCCGCCACCTCCTCCGCCTCCTCCGCCCAGGCGATCGCGCACCGGATGATCCCGGACGCCGCACAGTTCAACGCCTTCAGCAAGATCGTCGAGCACGAGAGCGGCTGGAACCCCAGCGCCACCAACAGCTCCTCCGGCGCCTACGGCCTGGTCCAGGCCCTGCCGGCTTCGAAGATGGCCTCGGCCGGCTCCGACTGGAAGACCAACCCGGCCACGCAGATCAAGTGGGGCCTGGACTACATGAACTCCCGCTACGGCAGCCCGGTCAAGGCCTGGAACTTCTGGCAGGCCAACGGCTGGTACTGA
- a CDS encoding helix-turn-helix domain-containing protein gives MSDAYASLADVLDRLGELTGRPGRLPETLDVAGLSYRTGIPVGVVVELLSGGRAPETCLAHRVRQRLDFIRESRRRPDGKRYSLDELARIAGTSRQWLSEWRKSGMPSLEHADRLRRFFGLPAGFFTADEPEALHEALQPVLQGLEAEADPLLRLRESGLVRLAARAPQMNARQLATLADLAEMIIASERAEGTGRA, from the coding sequence GTGAGTGACGCCTACGCCTCGCTGGCCGATGTCCTGGACCGACTCGGCGAGTTGACCGGCCGCCCCGGACGACTGCCGGAGACCCTCGACGTGGCCGGCCTCTCCTACCGCACCGGCATCCCCGTCGGCGTCGTCGTCGAACTGCTCTCCGGCGGCCGGGCCCCGGAGACCTGCCTGGCCCATCGCGTGCGCCAGCGGCTCGACTTCATCCGCGAGAGCCGGCGCCGCCCGGACGGCAAGCGGTACTCGCTGGACGAACTGGCCAGGATCGCCGGAACCAGCCGGCAGTGGCTGAGCGAGTGGCGCAAGAGCGGGATGCCGAGCCTGGAACACGCCGACCGGCTGCGCCGCTTCTTCGGCCTGCCCGCGGGCTTCTTCACGGCCGACGAGCCCGAGGCCCTGCACGAGGCGCTGCAACCGGTGCTGCAGGGCCTGGAGGCCGAGGCGGACCCGCTGCTGCGGCTGCGCGAGAGCGGGCTGGTACGGCTGGCCGCCCGGGCCCCGCAGATGAACGCCCGCCAGCTCGCCACCCTGGCCGACCTGGCCGAGATGATCATCGCGTCGGAGCGGGCGGAGGGCACCGGGCGTGCCTGA
- a CDS encoding prenyltransferase/squalene oxidase repeat-containing protein, which yields MNVRRSAAALAAIGVLAAAAPATAADPSPSAKATVQPGLYGKSDPTYDGVWRQSLTLLAQRTLGYRPAARAVDWLTGQQCANGSFAAFRADPAKPCDAKTKPDTNSTAAAVQALAATGGHGGAVGKAVDWLKSVQNKDGGWGYYPGSPSDTNSTSVVIGALTAAGTDPANVHTSGKSPYDALPAWSIPCDQDGGGALAYQPDKKGKLLANADATAAGVLGALGKGFVAEAGKSPAQDACAAAEHPTREQVADNAGAYLATALAKSGHLRSALPGAKDQPDYGNTADAVVALAADGRTEPAKKAYAWLEKNAGPWAVQSGPAAYAQLILAAHAIGEQPGDFNGTSLVSSLNALGPAPYMDSATGHTENAEESDDSGTGVWWIVGAGLVAGIGIGFLLSGRKQRRP from the coding sequence ATGAACGTCCGCCGCAGTGCCGCGGCTCTCGCCGCCATAGGCGTGCTGGCCGCCGCCGCGCCCGCCACGGCCGCCGACCCGTCCCCGTCCGCCAAGGCGACGGTCCAGCCCGGCCTGTACGGCAAGAGCGACCCGACGTACGACGGCGTGTGGCGGCAGTCGCTCACGCTGCTCGCCCAGCGCACGCTGGGCTACCGGCCCGCCGCCAGGGCCGTCGACTGGCTCACCGGACAGCAGTGCGCCAACGGCTCCTTCGCCGCCTTCCGCGCCGACCCCGCCAAGCCCTGCGACGCCAAGACCAAGCCCGACACCAACAGCACGGCCGCCGCCGTCCAGGCGCTGGCCGCGACCGGCGGGCACGGCGGTGCCGTCGGCAAGGCCGTGGACTGGCTGAAGTCCGTGCAGAACAAGGACGGCGGCTGGGGCTACTACCCGGGCAGCCCCAGCGACACCAACTCCACCTCGGTCGTCATCGGCGCGCTCACCGCGGCCGGCACCGACCCGGCGAACGTCCACACGTCCGGCAAGTCCCCGTACGACGCGCTGCCCGCCTGGTCCATCCCGTGCGACCAGGACGGCGGCGGCGCCCTCGCCTACCAGCCGGACAAGAAGGGCAAGCTGCTCGCCAACGCGGACGCGACGGCGGCCGGTGTGCTCGGCGCGCTCGGCAAGGGGTTCGTGGCGGAGGCCGGCAAGTCCCCGGCGCAGGACGCCTGTGCCGCGGCCGAGCACCCGACCCGGGAGCAGGTCGCCGACAACGCCGGCGCGTACCTGGCGACGGCGCTCGCGAAGAGCGGCCACCTCCGGTCGGCCCTGCCCGGTGCCAAGGACCAGCCCGACTACGGCAACACGGCGGACGCCGTCGTCGCGCTCGCCGCGGACGGCCGGACCGAGCCGGCGAAGAAGGCGTACGCCTGGCTGGAGAAGAACGCCGGCCCGTGGGCGGTGCAGAGCGGCCCGGCCGCGTACGCCCAGCTGATCCTCGCCGCCCACGCGATCGGGGAGCAGCCGGGCGACTTCAACGGCACCAGCCTGGTCAGCTCCCTCAACGCGCTCGGCCCGGCCCCGTACATGGACTCCGCCACGGGGCACACCGAGAACGCGGAGGAGTCCGACGACTCGGGCACCGGTGTCTGGTGGATCGTCGGCGCCGGGCTCGTCGCCGGTATCGGCATCGGCTTCCTGCTGAGCGGCCGGAAGCAGCGCCGGCCGTGA
- a CDS encoding energy-coupling factor transporter transmembrane component T, producing the protein MSPGECDPAPARRRAVVHPGAWWVWAISLGTAATRTTNPLLLGLLTAASAYVVATHRSPTPWARSYTAFVRLALAVVLVRVLFAVALGSPIPGTHTLLTLPEVPLPHWAQGIRLGGRVTAEAVVFAAYDGLKLATLLVCVGAANALAGPTRLLKSLPGALYETGVAVVVALTFAPHLVADVQRLRAARRLRGRPDRGLRGLLQVGLPVLEGALERSVALAAAMESRGYGRTAEVPARVRRTTTALTLGGLLGVCAGTYGLLTAEGGAYGLPLLLAGVVAALAGLRLGGRRSLRTRYRPDPWGPRAWLVSGSGAAVAALLTLASVRDPQALHPGVVPLVAPALPLWPAAAVLLALLPAFLPKEHP; encoded by the coding sequence ATGAGTCCCGGTGAGTGCGACCCGGCCCCCGCCCGGCGCCGAGCGGTCGTGCATCCCGGCGCCTGGTGGGTCTGGGCGATATCCCTCGGTACCGCCGCCACCCGCACCACCAACCCCCTCCTCCTCGGCCTCCTCACGGCCGCCTCCGCCTACGTCGTGGCCACGCACCGCTCCCCCACCCCCTGGGCCCGCTCCTACACCGCCTTCGTCAGGCTGGCCCTCGCCGTCGTCCTCGTCCGCGTCCTGTTCGCGGTGGCCCTCGGCTCCCCCATCCCGGGCACCCACACCCTGCTCACGCTGCCCGAAGTCCCGCTCCCGCACTGGGCGCAGGGCATCCGGCTGGGCGGCCGGGTCACCGCCGAGGCGGTCGTCTTCGCCGCCTACGACGGGCTGAAGCTCGCCACCCTGCTCGTCTGCGTCGGCGCGGCGAACGCCCTCGCCGGCCCCACCCGCCTGCTCAAGTCGCTGCCGGGCGCGCTGTACGAGACGGGCGTGGCCGTGGTCGTCGCCCTCACCTTCGCCCCGCACCTGGTCGCCGACGTGCAGCGGCTGCGCGCCGCCCGCCGGCTGCGCGGCCGGCCGGACCGGGGCCTGCGGGGGCTGCTCCAGGTCGGACTGCCGGTGCTGGAGGGCGCGCTGGAGCGCTCGGTCGCGCTCGCCGCCGCGATGGAGTCCCGCGGCTACGGCCGTACCGCCGAGGTCCCCGCCCGGGTCCGCCGTACGACGACCGCGCTCACCCTCGGCGGCCTGCTGGGGGTGTGCGCGGGAACGTACGGGCTGCTGACGGCGGAAGGGGGCGCGTACGGGCTTCCCTTGCTGCTCGCCGGAGTCGTCGCCGCGCTCGCGGGGCTGCGGCTGGGCGGCCGGCGTTCGCTGCGGACGCGGTACCGCCCGGATCCGTGGGGACCGCGTGCCTGGCTGGTCTCGGGCTCCGGTGCCGCGGTGGCCGCGCTGCTCACGCTCGCCTCCGTCCGCGATCCGCAGGCCCTGCACCCGGGGGTCGTCCCCCTCGTCGCGCCCGCCCTCCCGCTCTGGCCGGCCGCGGCCGTCCTGCTCGCCCTGCTGCCCGCCTTCCTCCCCAAGGAGCATCCGTGA
- a CDS encoding ABC transporter ATP-binding protein produces MIRFEDVSVTYEGAAEPTVDGVDFEVPEGELVLLAGPSGVGKSTVLGAVSGLVPHFTGGTLRGRVTVAGRDTRTHQPRQLADVVGTVGQDPLAHFVTDTVEEELAYGMESLGLAPEVMRRRVEETLDLLGLAGLRDRPIATLSGGQRQRVAIGSVLTPHPQVLVLDEPTSALDPAAAEEVLAVLQRLVHDLGTTVLMAEHRLERVIQYADRVVLLPAPGATPVVGPPAEVMAVSPVHPPVVALGRLAGWSPLPLTVRNARRQAGALRDRLATRTPSTATGNQSSRSHSPATAAAGSPPPGAPAAGGRAAGAARVGAVGTLPEPASGPPPAPQRQAAPDRPRRSLFRRRPGPTGVPPRTHIAEVHALSVRRDRVQALRHVDLTVTPGETVALMGRNGAGKSTLLGSLVGLLAPTSGTVAVGGVAPHRTAPRDLVRHVGLVPQDPRDLLYADTVAAECAAADRDAGAEPGTCRSLVSGLLPDIADDTHPRDLSEGQCLALALAVVLTARPPLLLLDEPTRGLDYAAKARLVAVLRGLAAEGHAIVLATHDVELAAELAHRVVLLAEGEVIADGPTAEIVVSSPSFAPQVTKILAPQRWLTVAEVREALA; encoded by the coding sequence GTGATCCGCTTCGAGGATGTCAGCGTGACGTACGAGGGTGCCGCCGAACCCACCGTCGACGGCGTGGACTTCGAGGTGCCCGAGGGTGAACTGGTGCTGCTCGCCGGTCCGTCCGGGGTCGGCAAGTCGACCGTGCTGGGCGCGGTCAGCGGACTGGTCCCGCACTTCACCGGCGGCACCCTGCGCGGCCGCGTGACGGTGGCCGGCCGGGACACCCGTACCCACCAGCCGCGACAACTCGCCGACGTGGTCGGCACGGTGGGCCAGGACCCGCTGGCGCACTTCGTGACGGACACCGTGGAGGAGGAACTCGCCTACGGCATGGAGTCGCTGGGCCTCGCCCCGGAGGTGATGCGCCGCCGGGTCGAGGAGACCCTGGACCTGCTGGGCCTCGCCGGACTGCGGGACCGCCCGATCGCCACCCTGTCCGGCGGGCAGCGGCAGCGTGTCGCGATCGGCTCCGTGCTCACCCCGCACCCGCAGGTCCTGGTCCTGGACGAGCCGACCTCGGCGCTGGACCCGGCCGCCGCCGAGGAGGTGCTGGCCGTGCTGCAACGGCTGGTGCACGACCTGGGGACGACGGTCCTGATGGCCGAACACCGCCTGGAGCGGGTGATCCAGTACGCCGACCGCGTCGTCCTCCTCCCCGCGCCGGGCGCGACCCCGGTCGTGGGCCCCCCGGCCGAGGTCATGGCCGTCTCCCCGGTCCACCCCCCGGTGGTCGCCCTCGGCCGCCTGGCCGGCTGGTCCCCCCTCCCCCTCACCGTCCGCAACGCCCGCCGCCAGGCCGGGGCCCTCCGGGACCGCCTGGCCACCCGCACCCCTTCGACGGCCACGGGCAACCAGTCCTCCCGCAGCCATTCCCCTGCCACCGCAGCCGCAGGCAGCCCTCCTCCGGGCGCCCCGGCTGCGGGCGGCCGGGCCGCCGGGGCGGCACGGGTGGGGGCAGTCGGCACCCTGCCCGAGCCGGCGAGCGGCCCCCCGCCCGCCCCGCAGCGGCAGGCCGCCCCTGACCGACCCCGCCGCTCCCTGTTCCGGCGCCGCCCCGGTCCCACCGGGGTACCTCCGCGTACGCACATCGCCGAGGTCCACGCCCTCTCCGTCCGCCGTGACCGCGTCCAGGCCCTCCGCCACGTGGACCTGACCGTCACCCCCGGGGAAACCGTCGCCCTCATGGGCCGCAACGGCGCCGGCAAGTCCACCCTGCTCGGCTCACTCGTCGGCCTCCTGGCGCCCACCTCCGGAACCGTCGCCGTCGGCGGGGTCGCCCCCCACCGCACCGCGCCCAGGGACCTCGTGCGCCACGTCGGTCTCGTCCCCCAGGACCCGCGCGACCTGCTGTACGCGGACACGGTCGCCGCCGAGTGCGCGGCGGCCGACCGGGACGCCGGCGCCGAGCCCGGCACCTGCCGGTCGCTGGTGTCCGGGCTGCTGCCGGACATCGCGGACGACACGCACCCGAGGGACCTGTCGGAGGGCCAGTGCCTGGCGCTCGCGCTGGCCGTGGTCCTGACCGCCCGCCCTCCCCTGCTCCTGCTGGACGAGCCGACCCGCGGGCTGGACTACGCGGCCAAGGCCCGCCTGGTGGCCGTGCTGCGCGGGCTGGCGGCCGAGGGACACGCGATCGTGCTGGCCACGCACGACGTGGAGCTGGCCGCCGAGCTGGCCCACCGGGTGGTGCTGCTCGCCGAGGGCGAGGTCATCGCGGACGGACCGACGGCCGAGATCGTGGTGTCCTCCCCCTCCTTCGCGCCGCAGGTGACGAAGATCCTGGCCCCGCAGCGGTGGCTGACGGTGGCCGAGGTCCGGGAGGCCCTGGCATGA
- a CDS encoding MAB_1171c family putative transporter, whose amino-acid sequence MRWDIAGSFAAYVVPAALLAVAFVIKVPLLRRAWQDPILRATALLLGIGAIVFASLPPANLHRINVLAGIPNFAGLWVYSLLTAYCGACLWLIITWREPPSAVRRRRTRLVWVAYTVIIVGLWTTFLLGDHHVERTRDLDTYYAGTPWMREFVLLYLVAHLVSALVAAGMLWAWFREIEDTWLRRAVTFLQEAYALGLIFDLAKLAAIGARWSGRDWDWLSTHVAPPFAIAEAVLVAVGFIAGQAGPWAAEHRRLVRTHRRLKPLWQTMLTVTAPAAPATGRVSGAALRLELRRAAINDGLLKLAPHLCANRRERTRQAATAAGYPESAARGIAAAVDILVAADTLHAPADRDRPPPDGDAGFVSVPDSELESVAHALRHHAVAVERFRRQAVAMEGLTSHA is encoded by the coding sequence ATGCGCTGGGACATCGCCGGCTCCTTCGCCGCCTACGTGGTCCCGGCCGCCCTGCTCGCCGTGGCCTTCGTCATCAAGGTGCCGCTGCTGCGGCGGGCCTGGCAGGACCCGATCCTGCGGGCCACCGCGCTGCTGCTCGGCATCGGCGCGATCGTCTTCGCCTCGCTGCCGCCGGCCAACCTGCACCGCATCAACGTACTCGCCGGCATCCCCAACTTCGCCGGCCTGTGGGTGTACTCGCTGCTGACCGCGTACTGCGGCGCCTGCCTGTGGCTCATCATCACCTGGCGGGAGCCGCCGTCCGCCGTCCGCCGCCGGCGCACCCGGCTGGTCTGGGTGGCGTACACCGTCATCATCGTCGGCCTGTGGACGACGTTCCTGCTCGGCGACCACCACGTGGAACGCACCCGCGACCTCGACACCTACTACGCCGGCACCCCCTGGATGCGCGAGTTCGTGCTGCTCTACCTCGTCGCCCACCTGGTGTCCGCGCTGGTCGCGGCGGGCATGCTGTGGGCCTGGTTCCGGGAGATCGAGGACACCTGGCTGCGCCGGGCGGTGACCTTCCTCCAGGAGGCCTACGCGCTCGGGCTCATCTTCGACCTGGCCAAGCTCGCCGCGATCGGCGCCCGCTGGAGCGGCCGGGACTGGGACTGGCTGTCCACGCACGTCGCCCCGCCGTTCGCCATCGCCGAGGCGGTCCTGGTGGCCGTCGGCTTCATCGCCGGGCAGGCCGGGCCGTGGGCGGCGGAGCACCGGCGGCTGGTGCGCACCCACCGGCGCCTGAAGCCGCTGTGGCAGACCATGCTGACCGTCACCGCGCCGGCGGCGCCCGCGACCGGCCGGGTCAGCGGTGCCGCGCTCCGTCTGGAGCTGCGCCGGGCCGCCATCAACGACGGGCTGCTCAAGCTGGCCCCGCACCTGTGCGCGAACCGGCGGGAGCGGACGCGGCAGGCGGCGACCGCGGCGGGGTACCCGGAGTCCGCCGCCCGGGGCATCGCGGCCGCGGTGGACATCCTCGTCGCGGCCGACACGCTGCACGCGCCCGCGGACCGCGACCGTCCGCCGCCGGACGGGGACGCCGGGTTCGTCTCCGTCCCGGACAGCGAACTGGAGTCCGTCGCCCACGCCCTGCGGCACCACGCGGTGGCCGTCGAGAGGTTCCGCCGGCAGGCGGTCGCCATGGAAGGTCTCACCTCGCATGCCTGA
- a CDS encoding SCO2322 family protein has product MTVYRRAVPVLAAGLAALLLLASAGPAGAAGYRYWSFWERTGGHWTYATQGPATVRPDDGAVQGFRFAVSADSADASRPRGAADFTSICADTPAASGTKRVGLVLDFGTRADGPSGETPPGRRTACARVPADATTADALAAVAKPLRYDTNALLCAIAGYPGKGCGEQVSAEGEQSGDTTDGGPSLGLPIGVGVIALLAGAAVWQSRRRRDESR; this is encoded by the coding sequence GTGACCGTGTACCGCCGTGCCGTGCCGGTGCTCGCCGCCGGGCTCGCCGCGCTGCTGCTCCTCGCCTCCGCCGGGCCGGCGGGGGCCGCCGGCTACCGTTACTGGTCGTTCTGGGAACGCACCGGCGGGCACTGGACGTACGCCACCCAGGGGCCGGCGACCGTCCGCCCGGACGACGGCGCGGTGCAGGGCTTCCGGTTCGCGGTGAGCGCGGACTCGGCGGACGCGAGCCGGCCGCGCGGTGCGGCGGACTTCACCTCCATCTGCGCCGACACGCCCGCCGCTTCCGGTACGAAGCGTGTCGGCCTCGTCCTCGACTTCGGCACCCGCGCGGACGGTCCGTCCGGTGAGACGCCGCCGGGCCGCCGGACGGCCTGCGCGCGGGTGCCGGCCGACGCGACGACCGCGGATGCGCTGGCCGCTGTGGCCAAGCCGCTCCGGTACGACACCAACGCCCTGCTGTGCGCGATCGCCGGGTATCCGGGGAAGGGGTGCGGCGAGCAGGTCTCCGCCGAGGGCGAGCAGAGCGGGGACACGACCGACGGCGGGCCTTCCCTGGGGCTGCCGATCGGTGTGGGAGTGATCGCCCTGCTGGCCGGTGCGGCGGTGTGGCAGTCACGACGGCGGCGCGATGAGTCCCGGTGA
- a CDS encoding YoaK family protein produces MTTPTPPVERDPERRGLRLVAVLLTLTVVSGLIDAVSYLGLGRVFTANMTGNVVVLGFAAAGAPGFSVPHTATSLVCFLLGTVAGGRTAARFGRGSRRRWARLILSAEAVLVGGSAAVAFAWPGSTGTRYALIALTAFAMGLRNATVRKLGVPDLTTTVQTMTLTALASESRLGDATGHRSPRRSASVLAMAGGACLGAWLVLHHGLGVALLLAALASGLMAVLASGRE; encoded by the coding sequence ATGACGACGCCGACGCCACCGGTGGAACGGGACCCGGAGAGGCGCGGGCTGCGGCTGGTGGCCGTACTCCTGACGCTCACCGTGGTCAGCGGCCTGATCGACGCCGTCAGCTACCTGGGCCTTGGCCGGGTCTTCACCGCCAACATGACCGGCAACGTGGTCGTCCTCGGCTTCGCCGCGGCCGGCGCCCCCGGCTTCTCCGTCCCGCACACGGCCACGTCCCTGGTCTGCTTCCTGCTCGGCACGGTGGCGGGCGGCCGGACGGCGGCCCGCTTCGGCCGGGGCTCCCGCCGCCGCTGGGCGCGGCTGATCCTGTCGGCCGAGGCGGTGCTGGTCGGCGGGTCGGCGGCGGTGGCCTTCGCCTGGCCGGGCTCCACCGGGACCCGGTACGCCCTGATCGCCCTCACCGCCTTCGCGATGGGCCTGCGCAACGCGACGGTCCGCAAACTGGGCGTGCCCGACCTGACCACCACGGTCCAGACGATGACCCTCACCGCCCTCGCCTCCGAGTCCCGCCTCGGCGACGCCACGGGCCACCGCTCGCCGCGCCGCTCGGCCTCGGTCCTCGCCATGGCCGGCGGTGCCTGCCTGGGCGCCTGGCTGGTCCTGCACCACGGCCTGGGCGTCGCGCTGCTGCTCGCGGCACTGGCGTCCGGACTCATGGCGGTGCTCGCGTCGGGCCGGGAGTGA
- a CDS encoding ECF transporter S component, with translation MSRTPPTAPAPPPAPPGAGARDAVTPSAAPPARVHAVRLGPRSLAALALTSAVGMAALFWPFLAPPASHLSAHAQDAPWLFAGLLILLVAVVAAAISESDLGPKAVAMLGVLAATGAALRPIGAGTAGIEPMFFLMVLSGRVLGPGFGFALGSVTMFASALLTGGVGPWLPFQMLSMGWFTMGAGLLPGPVRLRGRVELLMLAAYGFLAAFAYGTVMNLAGWTFLDSAASNISFAAGAPVAVNLAHFVAYCVATSLGWDLGRAVCTVVLTLALGPAVLRALRRATRRAAFETAVTFDGPGG, from the coding sequence ATGAGCCGCACCCCACCGACCGCACCCGCTCCACCGCCCGCACCCCCCGGTGCGGGTGCCCGGGACGCGGTGACCCCGTCGGCCGCGCCCCCCGCCCGCGTCCACGCCGTCCGCCTCGGCCCCCGCTCACTGGCCGCGCTCGCGCTGACCAGCGCGGTGGGGATGGCCGCCCTGTTCTGGCCCTTCCTCGCCCCACCCGCCTCGCACCTGAGCGCCCACGCCCAGGACGCGCCGTGGCTCTTCGCGGGCCTGCTGATCCTGCTGGTGGCGGTCGTGGCGGCGGCGATCTCGGAGTCGGACCTCGGACCGAAGGCCGTGGCCATGCTGGGGGTGCTGGCCGCGACGGGGGCGGCGCTGCGGCCGATCGGCGCGGGTACGGCCGGGATCGAGCCGATGTTCTTCCTGATGGTGCTGAGCGGGCGGGTGCTCGGCCCCGGCTTCGGGTTCGCGCTGGGCTCGGTGACGATGTTCGCGTCGGCGCTGCTCACGGGCGGGGTCGGGCCGTGGCTGCCGTTCCAGATGCTGTCGATGGGCTGGTTCACCATGGGCGCGGGCCTGCTGCCCGGCCCGGTGCGGCTGCGCGGCCGGGTCGAGCTGCTGATGCTCGCCGCGTACGGCTTCCTGGCGGCCTTCGCCTACGGCACGGTGATGAACCTGGCCGGCTGGACCTTCCTGGACAGCGCCGCCTCGAACATCTCCTTCGCCGCCGGGGCCCCGGTCGCCGTGAACCTGGCCCACTTCGTGGCGTACTGCGTGGCCACCTCGCTCGGCTGGGACCTGGGCCGGGCGGTCTGCACGGTGGTGCTGACCCTCGCGCTCGGCCCGGCGGTGCTGCGGGCGCTGCGCCGGGCGACACGGCGGGCCGCTTTCGAGACGGCGGTCACATTCGACGGTCCCGGCGGGTGA
- a CDS encoding cytochrome P450, whose protein sequence is MPCPALPDGFDLTDPDLLHHRVPLPEFAELRRTEPVRWIPQPHGIAGFADAGYWAVTRHADVKYVSTHPELFSSSLNTAIIRFNEHIERDAIEAQRLILLNMDPPEHTRVRQIVQRGFTPRSIRALEDRLRARAEAIAAAARARSGPFDFVTEVACELPLQAIAELIGVPQDDRSKIFDWSNKMIAYDDPEYAITEEVGAQSAAEIIAYAMNMAAERKRCPAHDIVTTLVAAEDEGNLNSDEFGFFVLMLAVAGNETTRNAITHGMHAFLTHPGQWDLFRRERPSTTAEEIVRWATPVNSFQRTATQDTELGGVLVRKGDRVGLFYASANHDPEVFTDPDTFDITRDPNPHLGFGGGGPHYCLGKSLAVLEIDLIFNAVADAMPGLRLTDPPRRLRSAWINGVKELRVRAG, encoded by the coding sequence ATGCCCTGTCCAGCGCTGCCCGACGGGTTCGACCTCACCGACCCCGATCTGCTGCACCACCGTGTGCCCCTCCCGGAGTTCGCCGAGCTGCGCCGTACCGAGCCGGTCCGCTGGATCCCGCAGCCGCACGGCATCGCGGGCTTCGCCGACGCCGGCTACTGGGCCGTGACCAGGCACGCCGACGTCAAGTACGTCTCGACGCACCCGGAACTGTTCTCCTCCTCCCTCAACACCGCGATCATCCGCTTCAACGAGCACATCGAACGCGACGCGATCGAGGCGCAGCGGCTGATCCTGCTCAACATGGATCCACCGGAACATACGCGGGTCCGGCAGATAGTGCAGCGCGGGTTCACGCCACGCTCCATCCGTGCGCTGGAGGACCGGCTGCGGGCCCGCGCCGAGGCGATCGCCGCCGCCGCCCGTGCCCGCTCCGGGCCCTTCGACTTCGTCACCGAGGTCGCGTGCGAGCTGCCGCTCCAGGCGATCGCCGAGCTGATCGGGGTCCCGCAGGACGACCGGTCCAAGATCTTCGACTGGTCCAACAAGATGATCGCCTACGACGACCCCGAGTACGCGATCACCGAGGAGGTCGGCGCCCAGTCGGCCGCCGAGATCATCGCGTACGCCATGAACATGGCCGCCGAGCGCAAGCGCTGCCCGGCGCACGACATCGTGACGACCCTGGTGGCGGCCGAGGACGAGGGCAACCTGAACTCCGACGAGTTCGGTTTCTTCGTGCTGATGCTGGCGGTGGCCGGCAACGAGACGACCCGTAACGCCATCACCCACGGCATGCACGCCTTCCTCACCCACCCCGGCCAGTGGGACCTCTTCCGCCGCGAGCGCCCGTCGACCACGGCCGAGGAGATCGTCCGCTGGGCGACTCCGGTCAACTCCTTCCAGCGGACGGCGACCCAGGACACGGAGCTGGGCGGGGTCCTCGTCAGGAAGGGCGACCGGGTCGGGCTCTTCTACGCCTCCGCCAACCACGACCCGGAGGTCTTCACCGACCCCGACACCTTCGACATCACCCGCGATCCCAACCCGCACCTGGGCTTCGGCGGAGGCGGTCCCCACTACTGCCTCGGCAAGTCCCTCGCGGTCCTGGAGATCGACCTCATCTTCAACGCCGTGGCCGACGCGATGCCCGGCCTGCGCCTGACCGACCCCCCGCGCCGCCTGCGCTCCGCGTGGATCAACGGGGTGAAGGAACTGCGGGTGAGGGCCGGTTGA